A window of the Bdellovibrionales bacterium genome harbors these coding sequences:
- the trpS gene encoding tryptophan--tRNA ligase translates to MSENEQPQQPVKPPRRQRVMSGIRVTGPLHIGNYWGALSNFVKLQNEGTYDCFFGAMDWHGMTTAYRTTNEVTPWTREMIAEFIAWGLDPEKSTIFVQSKVPEHIELFMILANLTPMGWLERVTTWKDAEEEAKANDTHNLGRFAYPVLQTADILIYRGEKVPIGKDQTAHLEISREIIRRFNHIYKAKLPEPTPLFTETPTLPGLDGRKMSKSYGNTLYLTEDEKSLKKKVNMMVTDPQRVRREDTGNPEVCSVYGYHKLYSTAEDLSWVEQGCRTAGIGCGDCKAKLFSNIDALTKEPREKKKELLNNPKLLDSIIDAGCEKARKEAQKTLGIVRSQMKW, encoded by the coding sequence ATGAGTGAAAACGAACAACCGCAGCAGCCTGTAAAACCACCACGCCGTCAACGCGTGATGAGCGGAATTCGAGTCACCGGTCCTTTGCATATCGGAAACTACTGGGGGGCCCTCAGTAACTTCGTGAAACTTCAAAACGAAGGCACCTACGATTGCTTCTTTGGCGCGATGGACTGGCATGGAATGACCACGGCCTACAGAACGACGAATGAAGTCACGCCATGGACCCGCGAGATGATCGCAGAGTTTATTGCTTGGGGTCTTGATCCTGAGAAATCAACAATCTTTGTTCAAAGCAAGGTTCCAGAGCATATCGAACTCTTTATGATTCTTGCGAACCTGACTCCGATGGGTTGGCTAGAGCGCGTTACAACTTGGAAAGACGCCGAGGAAGAGGCGAAGGCCAATGACACCCATAACTTGGGTCGTTTTGCTTATCCTGTTTTGCAAACGGCAGATATTTTGATTTACCGCGGCGAAAAAGTACCGATTGGAAAAGACCAGACGGCGCATTTGGAAATTTCCCGCGAAATCATCCGCCGCTTTAATCATATATATAAGGCAAAGCTCCCTGAGCCGACGCCACTCTTCACGGAAACTCCGACATTGCCGGGGCTTGACGGCCGCAAGATGTCTAAGTCTTACGGGAACACTCTTTATCTGACAGAGGACGAGAAGAGTCTGAAGAAAAAAGTAAACATGATGGTGACGGATCCTCAGCGTGTTCGCCGCGAGGACACGGGAAATCCGGAAGTGTGTTCAGTGTATGGGTATCATAAACTTTACTCCACTGCTGAAGACTTAAGCTGGGTGGAGCAAGGGTGCCGTACAGCGGGCATTGGTTGCGGCGATTGCAAAGCTAAATTATTCAGCAATATCGACGCCCTAACAAAAGAACCTCGAGAAAAGAAAAAAGAATTGTTGAATAATCCGAAACTGCTTGATTCAATCATCGACGCTGGTTGTGAAAAAGCTCGTAAAGAGGCGCAAAAGACACTGGGCATCGTGCGCTCTCAAATGAAGTGGTAA
- a CDS encoding site-2 protease family protein: MDLMEIGAKVGVYYIPFLFALCFHEFAHGWVAKLRGDNTAQIMGRLTMNPVAHMDMLGTLILPLMSIIFATPIFFGWAKPVPVNARNLKDAKKDMFWVALAGPLSNIFLALVGALVIAITARYFLVSDVVMSFLKIVKVFITTNLFLAIFNLIPLNPLDGGKVLARFLPAQLNYKLEQNEHITSMILMALILTGALHVLAIPVYWGQDLLMKTALGGML, from the coding sequence ATGGACCTGATGGAAATCGGTGCAAAGGTTGGCGTTTATTACATTCCGTTTTTGTTCGCACTTTGCTTTCACGAGTTCGCTCATGGATGGGTGGCAAAACTCCGTGGCGATAATACTGCACAAATTATGGGCCGTTTGACGATGAACCCGGTAGCCCACATGGATATGCTCGGCACTTTGATTTTGCCTCTGATGTCGATCATCTTCGCCACTCCCATCTTTTTTGGTTGGGCGAAACCTGTTCCCGTGAATGCCCGAAATTTGAAAGATGCGAAAAAAGACATGTTCTGGGTGGCGCTTGCAGGGCCCCTTTCGAATATTTTCCTCGCCCTCGTCGGAGCTTTGGTGATCGCCATTACGGCGCGTTACTTCCTCGTTTCAGACGTGGTGATGTCGTTCCTGAAAATCGTAAAGGTCTTCATCACGACGAATCTGTTTCTTGCGATTTTCAATTTGATTCCGCTCAACCCTTTGGATGGCGGTAAGGTGCTTGCGCGCTTTTTGCCAGCGCAACTTAACTACAAACTTGAACAAAACGAGCACATCACGAGCATGATTTTGATGGCACTGATTCTGACGGGAGCATTGCATGTGCTCGCGATCCCGGTTTACTGGGGGCAGGATCTTTTAATGAAGACGGCCCTGGGTGGAATGCTATGA
- a CDS encoding acyl-CoA dehydrogenase, whose protein sequence is MSNSVDARPALTILSEDEMAFREAVRSFAESEIKPHVTHMDEKAEMDPAIVKKLFEMGLMGIETPEKYGGAGSTFTMACLAVEELGRVDGSVSVLLDVQNTLVTNAFLKWGNEKLQAKYLPKMASEWVGAYALSESSSGSDAFALKLKAELKGDKYVLNGSKLWITNGKEANVFICFANVDFGKGYKGITAFVVEKSFKGFSVGKKEDKLGIRASSTCELLFDNCEVPVENVLGEVGKGYKIAIETLNEGRIGIGAQMVGIAQGAYEATLNYIKSREQFGKSIAQFQGVQFQLAEMRTELEAARLMVYNAARLKDAGQDFIEAAAMAKLFSSRAACNITSTAVDLFGGNGFTKEYPVEKFWRDAKIGQIYEGTTNMQLQTIAKMELDK, encoded by the coding sequence ATGTCTAATTCTGTTGATGCCCGTCCTGCGCTGACGATTCTCTCTGAAGACGAAATGGCTTTCCGCGAAGCTGTTCGTAGCTTTGCTGAATCTGAAATCAAACCCCATGTTACTCACATGGACGAAAAAGCCGAAATGGATCCGGCGATCGTTAAGAAGCTTTTCGAGATGGGTTTGATGGGCATTGAGACTCCTGAAAAATACGGCGGCGCCGGCTCCACTTTCACAATGGCCTGCTTAGCGGTTGAAGAGCTTGGCCGTGTGGACGGTTCTGTCAGCGTTCTTTTGGATGTGCAAAATACTTTGGTAACCAACGCGTTTCTTAAATGGGGGAATGAAAAACTCCAAGCGAAGTACTTGCCAAAGATGGCTTCTGAATGGGTCGGCGCTTACGCTTTGTCTGAAAGCTCTTCAGGTTCTGATGCATTTGCATTGAAATTAAAAGCTGAACTTAAAGGCGACAAATATGTTTTGAATGGTTCAAAACTTTGGATCACGAACGGCAAAGAAGCCAACGTGTTCATCTGCTTTGCGAACGTTGATTTCGGCAAAGGCTACAAAGGTATCACGGCGTTTGTTGTTGAGAAGTCCTTCAAAGGTTTCTCGGTTGGTAAAAAAGAAGACAAACTCGGCATCCGCGCAAGCTCAACTTGCGAATTGCTCTTTGATAACTGCGAAGTGCCGGTTGAAAACGTTCTTGGCGAAGTCGGCAAAGGTTACAAAATTGCGATTGAGACATTGAACGAAGGGCGCATCGGAATCGGCGCGCAAATGGTGGGGATCGCTCAAGGTGCTTACGAGGCGACGTTAAATTATATTAAATCTCGCGAACAATTCGGCAAATCCATCGCTCAATTCCAAGGCGTTCAGTTCCAATTGGCTGAAATGCGCACGGAACTCGAAGCCGCTCGTTTGATGGTTTACAATGCTGCTCGCTTGAAAGATGCCGGCCAAGATTTCATCGAAGCGGCCGCAATGGCGAAATTGTTCTCTTCACGTGCTGCTTGCAACATCACATCGACGGCGGTGGACTTGTTCGGCGGTAACGGCTTCACAAAAGAATATCCAGTTGAGAAGTTCTGGCGTGATGCAAAGATCGGTCAGATCTATGAAGGAACGACAAACATGCAATTGCAAACGATTGCCAAAATGGAGCTCGATAAGTAA